A DNA window from Drosophila pseudoobscura strain MV-25-SWS-2005 chromosome 2, UCI_Dpse_MV25, whole genome shotgun sequence contains the following coding sequences:
- the Pzl gene encoding piezo-type mechanosensitive ion channel component isoform X1, translated as MAEFVLLMLVRILLPVTLIIVSLVRPVGLSFVYLFMFFMSPWLLQTKSRTQRTMLHAYLIVLCVLSVLFIIGHIIINLVNLFHFRLALSIEQVFILRQVGFIYFKRLRLITVMQWILPDIFIFICTLALFIFAKISAKKQRMHFQDEEEEIIRKNRETSGSLKMAEMNRLLIIVYIRSILKTSPIFSLIVLYFAATLRPSLPGSLYFLMFIIAGTYWAIYRQLHRGMHYPLIFMVIALSLHITFIIGCQLPVVQKLINTDTIWSRIMGMEILLRLSEHNNNGKIIEFNQELNVDSYLSPVALMLAYFVTTLNLIHRAQYELTFNSIRMNLGPKPNDIPSQKQTVHESNELISPNAQPSMLEQFFYMLFDITSVIYKNSYILMNTIMMIWSIVYHSWLTFVLLIWANILWMIPNQRRSMMRSSFFVVLFAEFLVVTQYIYGMNIYEEELPTKVTSCGFNLEQIGFVHPQNKGSQPWIPLTVKTGFLFTFWITSRQYFKEKAEDRTQSDLLQQIFGPHHSRSEHLLFEKSQAPRLIVFIFKSVTNFITRIWMWLLIFLIFLCAMIDRVMTGFRICYMSLFLLFLMVFQMSLQLWIKFLYGYWMFLIFYAMSILTVIYTYQFDNFDYYWHQFLNVQPTLQNDIGLRRYQTKELFLHLLIPTLTVIFTVVQLHYFHRLFMDSVRRPKPTDQKIRGSIMTFNVGSNTPQKVFDTYKQSWKVFFSAGYRKLRSKGRRWFRPGKLITWGFLEMHMIKAVILTSFYCAISEVCFFNFFLVLLSLISVCVNRFLRRVIFRVVTFWVSVLVLMKMIYQIKYLDQSQYDYKCKNNTVNFAEWMGLSKMDPTFSSLLRYISPYIVYMIVTSLHAVVKLRDHLIRYSMFKRKERKVLFPKISRQDAERDFAGLIKYLLNYGYFKFGLEITLIGIVSTIALRRDLLALTYAVWLILLLSLNRMQCARIWEILQLYFVLSIFVQYLYLLNFPPNLCAVSSKDSPYANSTNTIWKMLDNSTKLFYKSKLMLDFIVLLLISRQRKSFKAEIHHIDGSYRGGDNKNVVYNIAKLGHVYFENPTHDFCSYVRNYADVLKTAVFCGFFWITLAIVFMGGVCSMDILSLGYIIFALVFLLQGSEVYLQNIHYIICRWNCLIAFNILNIVVKVSIIVLENTIKAIDKPFLNALFTVLHHDRSFALQKSDQYNVSNEFNSRDEDFHYGPKKLIFKNTLVWHAIIFAFIIFQHRIFRSYYFCHIIMDTQANTILASRGASIIENLHYKQIYDRREYEKNVLESVKAKMERIRASNRKNFTKISSLDAHNFSPRTSMHVQYSAEVRSVLQDYTAKPAKPNTHVTDMYFTRSPQPKRRDLRLHPHAVRTGDYYMFEEFDDDDDMDVYEEYDFLEKEDLRARQMRLPSKSKTNPFRETRGSQEYSYEESSDSDYEDFDTHPVIKLTSELIVLLTFRLNRLSRNYRFVHKVLSAEKKTLQEISTMNRLGLSNTAAMFDFLNQSLNEKISASGKDSGINLVSKGDDFTTLDHNDFVRMLISMWYALIANTQAICYLAVFINQAANSSIISLPMPFLVLCWGSLTLPRPTKTFWVTLITYTLAMIFFKSIMHQKIVLDQQFINRKKNTVNFELVMKHGNAVYDLLLLVVLFWHRYMLKKQGIWTMLRTNSEVLLLERNPSKIKRTYSKEKPADILERLRQEAGGEPKDPHRSSGSPSEFDRDIDDVLRPSMENKYVYQNIESEYYRRTMQRLAHKGGFLSAFYKFFSGLRYKARLSTDVYTLIFLCDFVNFFVLLFGFPKFAYRHKYTTSVLQTYIQGNKVPFSFLLMLVVQFLTIVTERAIYLRKALIYKIVFHFVTVVGIHIWMFFLVPYVTGHSFGETAPVIFYLVKCLHMLLSAYQIRCGYPKRILGNVFTKGYSLVNYVAFKIYMEIPFLYILRTMLDWVCIDTTLTVMEWIKMEDIFQSVFIVRCYRQMDTDFPVLRGEPKALYVKLLVGGTIILILIALIWSPLFIFALIGTVGKPNIPRRADITVKIGHYEPIYVSQSYSGIHQFSDANYKELTNSFYLDNYATDHIRVYDAVDITAIKFDANSLTLWNMSPPDKKRLLSDLKNGKKLEIRLNLSLKTSVTTETITTEMAYTLTRGNKKIREMLIKMMYATNSNARVIIPDILPKFITVQKQDVKIKFIKDYNGKYARPIILEKKEDDGKVWWNMYDYCNDKFYTEILSSLPRSDCEGGVVFYIFNDKSFPSTMSFLEKTGIIGLYTTFVYVVSRVIRSLIANNHRRIMFEDLPYVDRVLKLCNDIYLVRETQEYRLEEDLYGKLLFLYRSPETLIKWTRFKEDLPDDISTSQLSMGKSKSSINDDDSVQTSTSTQKRP; from the exons ATGGCGGAGTTTGTATTACTAATGCTAGTACGCATTTTGTTACCGGTGACTTTAATCATTG TATCCCTGGTTCGCCCAGTTGGTTTGTCATTTGTCTACCTTTTCATGTTCTTTATGTCGCCGTGGCTATTGCAAACCAAGAGTCGTACACAACGTACAATGTTACATGCATATCTAATAGTTCTGTGTGTGTTAAgtgttttgtttataattgggcatattataattaatttggtcaatttatttcattttcgcTTGGCCTTGAGCATAGAACAAGTTTTCATTTTGCGTCAAGTTGGCTTTATCTATTTTAAGCGACTTCG ACTGATCACCGTTATGCAGTGGATACTTCcagatatatttatatttatatgtactctggctttatttatttttgcaaaaatttcTGCTAAGAAACAGAGAATGCATTTTCaagatgaagaagaggaaaTTATTCGGAAGAATAGGGAAACCAGCGGTAGTTTAAAAATGGCCGAAATGAATCGActtttaattattgtttatatTCGATCCATACTCAAAACAT CTCCAATTTTTTCTCTCATTGTACTCTACTTCGCTGCTACTTTAAGACCATCCCTACCCGGAAGCCTATATTTTCTGATGTTCATTATAGCTGGGACCTATTGGGCGATTTACCGTCAATTGCACCG CGGAATGCATTACCCTCTTATATTTATGGTCATTGCTCTGTCACTTCATATAACATTTATTATTGGCTGTCAATTGCCAGTAGTACAAAAATTAATCAACACCGATACAATTTGGTCTCG CATTATGGGAATGGAGATTTTACTTCGGCTTTCCGAGCATAACAATAATGGAAAAATAATCGAGTTTAATCAGGAATTGAATGTGGATTCATATCTAAGCCCAGTAGCTTTGATGCTGGCCTATTTTGTAACAACCCTCAACCTTATTCACCGTGCACAATATGAGCTTACTTTTAACAGTATACGTATGAACTTAGGACCGAAGCCCAATGATATACCATCTCAAAAGCAAACCGTACATGAAAGTAATGAATTAATATCGCCTAACGCGCAACCATCAATGCTGGaacaatttttttatatgCTTTTTGATATCACGTCCGTTATCTATAAGAATAGCTACATTTTGATGAATACAATTATGATG ATTTGGTCAATTGTTTATCATAGTTGGCTGACATTTGTGTTACTCATTTGGGCAAATATTCTTTGGATGATACCAAATCAACGGCGTTCAATGATGCGTTCCAGCTTTTTTGTCGTACTTTTTGCCGAGTTCCTAGTGGTTACTCAGTATATATATGGAATGAATATTTATGAGGAGGAGTTGCCCACTAAAGTGACG AGTTGTGGCTTTAATCTGGAACAAATTGGCTTTGTTCATCCGCAAAATAAAGGCAGTCAACCGTGGATTCCTTTAACAGTGAAGACTGGATTTCTATTTACTTTTTGGATAACATCTCGTCAGTATTTCAAGGAAAAAGCTGAGGATAGGACGCAAAGTGATCTCCTTCAGCAAATCTTTGGACCTCATCACTCACGTTCTGAGCACTTGCTTTTTGAAAAATCACAAGCACCACGACTCAtcgtatttattttcaaaagtGTTACAAATTTTATAACGCGGATATGGATGTGGCTgttgatatttttaatattcttATGTGCAATGATTGATCGTGTCATGACTGGTTTTCGGATTTGCTACATGTCActctttcttctctttttgaTGGTCTTCCAGATGTCTCTTCAACTTTGGATTAAATTTCTCTATGGATATTGGATGTTTCTTATTTTCTATGCGATGTCAATACTGACAGTTATTTATACATATCAATTCGACAATTTTGATTACTATTGGCACCAGTTTTTAAATGTGCAGCCAACATT GCAAAATGATATTGGCCTGCGCCGCTATCAGACGAAAGAACTGTTTTTACATCTCCTTATACCCACATTAACGGTTATATTTACTGTGGTTCAGCTACATTATTTTCACCGTCTTTTTATGGATTCAGTTCGACGGCCAAAACCAACTGATCAAAAGATCCGTGGTTCAATCATGACGTTTAACGTAGGAAGTAATACTCCACAAAAGGTCTTTGATACATACAAGCAGTCATGGAAAGTATTTTTTTCCGCCGGATATAGAAAGCTGCGCTCCAAAGGTCGACGATGGTTTAGGCCAGGCAAACTGATTACTTGGGGATTTTTGGAAATGCATATGATAAAAGCGGTGATACTGACGTCATTCTATTGTGCTATTTCCGAAGTTtgcttttttaatttctttttagTTTTACTTTCATTAATAAGCGTATGTGTTAATCGCTTCTTAAGACGTGTAATTTTCAGAGTTGTGACATTTTGGGTTTCGGTGTTGGTTCTCATGAAAATGATTTATCAAATAAAGTACCTGGATCAGAGCCAATACGATTACAAATGT AAAAACAACACTGTAAATTTTGCGGAATGGATGGGCTTAAGCAAAATGGATCCAACATTTAGTTCGCTTTTGCGGTACATATCGCCGTATATCGTTTATATGATCGTTACTTCATTGCATGCAGTTGTTAAGCTCAGGGATCATCTTATACGATACTCAATGTTCAAACGCAAAGAGCGCAAAGTATTGTTTCCAAAAATAAGTAGACAAGATGCTGAGCGTGATTTTGCAGGCCTTATAAAATATCTGTTAAACTATGGTTATTTTAAATTTGGACTAGAGATTACACTCATTGGAATAGTCTCCACTATTGCTCTTAGGCGCGATTTGCTTGCACTGACTTATGCAGTTTGGCTTATATTATTACTTAGCCTGAATCGAATGCAATGTGCACGAATATGGGAAATTTTGCAGCTGTACTTTGTGCTTTCTATATTTGTGCAGTACTTATATCTTCTTAATTTTCCACCAAATCTCTGTGCTG TGTCATCGAAAGATTCCCCGTATGCAAATTCTACAAATACTATTTGGAAAATGTTGGATAACTCAACAAAACTTTTCTACAAATCAAAACTTATGCTCGATTTTATTGTTCTTTTGCTAATTTCACGGCAGCGTAAATCGTTTAAGGCCGAAATTCATCATATTGATGGCTCATACCGTGGAGGTGATAACAAAAACGTAGTATATAATATAGCAAAGCTTGGACATGTGTATTTTGAAAATCCAACACATGATTTTTGTTCATATGTGCGAAACTATGCAGATGTTTTAAAAACTGCTGTATTTTGCGGTTTTTTTTGGATAACACTTGCTATAGTTTTCATGGGAGGCGTATGCAGTATGGATATTCTTTCATTGGGCTACATTATATTTGCTTTGGTATTTCTATTGCAGGGATCGGAAGTGTACTTGCAAAATATTCATTATATTATCTGTCGCTGGAACTGTCTCATtgcatttaatattttaaatattgttgTTAAAGTCAGCATTATTGTACTAGAAAATACAATCAAGGCAATAGATAAGCCATTTCTAAATGCCCTTTTTACAGTATTGCACCATGATAGATCATTCGCCCTGCAAAAGTCCGATCAATATAACGTATCTAATGAGTTTAATTCAAGAGATGAAGACTTCCACTATGGTCCAAAAAAACTTATCTTCAAGAATACTTTGGTCTGGCATGCgattatttttgcatttattatatttcaaCATCGAATTTTCCGGTCATACTACTTTTGTCATATTATAATGGATACACAAGCTAATACTATACTTGCTTCGAG GGGGGCTTCTATAATTGAAAACTTGCACTACAAGCAGATTTATGACCGTCGTGAATATGAGAAGAACGTTTTGGAGAGCGTAAAGGCTAAAATGGAACGAATTCGTGCAAGTAATCGAAAGAATTTTACAA AAATTAGCTCCTTAGATGCACATAACTTTTCGCCACGTACATCGATGCATGTTCAGTATAGTGCAGAAGTAAGGAGCGTTTTACAGGACTATACTGCAAAGCCAGCCAAGCCCAACACCCATGTTACGGATATGTATTTTACGCGTTCTCCACAGCCTAAGCGCAGGGACTTACGCCTTCATCCACACGCAGTTCGTACTGGTGATTACTATATGTTCGAAGagtttgatgatgatgatgatatggATGTATATGAAGAATACGATTTTCTAGAGAAAGAAGATTTGCGTGCTCGACAAATGCGACTACCA TCAAAATCCAAAACAAATCCTTTTCGTGAGACTCGTGGGAGTCAAGAATATAGCTATGAAGAAAGCTCAGACTCCGATTACGAAGACTTTGATACGCATCCTGTGATTAAGCTTACATCAGAACTAATTGTCTTATTGACATTCAGATTAAATCGTCTTTCAAGAAATTATCGTTTTGTGCACAAGGTATTATCTGCCGAAAAAAAGACACTGCAAGAGATAAGCACTATGAATCGCCTGGGACTGTCAAACACTGCAGCAATGTTTGATTTTTTAAATCAATCATTGAATGA aAAAATTAGCGCATCCGGAAAGGATTCTGGAATAAATTTAGTCTCTAAAGGAGATGATTTTACCACACTTGACCATAATGATTTTGTGCGAATGCTAATTTCTATGTGGTATGCTCTTATAGCTAATACCCAGGCGATTTGCTATTTGGCAGTATTTATTAACCAAGCAGCCAATTCGTCAATAATTTCCTTACCGATGCCATTTTTGGTTCTTTGCTGGGGTTCTCTTACATTGCCACGACCAACCAAAACTTTCTGGGTTACTCTTATTACTTATACACTGGCTATGATATTTTTTAAATCCATAATGCACCAAAAGATTGTGCTTGATCAACAATTTataaatcgaaaaaaaaacacagtgAATTTTGAACTAGTTATGAAACATGGAAATGCTGTTTACGATCTGCTTCTACTTGTGGTACTCTTCTGGCATCGATATATGCTGAAAAAGCAAGGCATTTGGACTATGCTACGAACAAATTCAGAAGTCTTATTGCTTGAAAGAAATC CCAGCAAAATAAAACGCACCTATAGCAAAGAAAAACCGGCAGATATATTGGAGCGTTTACG GCAAGAGGCAGGGGGTGAGCCAAAAGATCCTCACCGCAGCAGTGGTTCACCAAGTGAATTCGATCGAGACATCGATGATGTGCTTCGCCCGAGTATGGAAAACAAATATGTTTATCAGAACATTGAATCAGAGTATTATCGCAGAACAATGCAGCGTTTAGC GCACAAAGGAGGATTCTTGTCCGCCTTTTATAAGTTTTTTTCAGGTCTGCGTTACAAAGCCCGTTTATCAACAGATGTATATACATTAATATTTCTTTGTGATTTTGTTAACTTTTTTGTGttgctttttggttttccGAAGTTTGCG TATCGACATAAATATACCACCAGTGTTTTGCAGACATATATTCAGGGAAACAAAGTTCCATTCAGTTTTCTGCTTATGCTGGTCGTTCAATTCCTTACAATCGTAACAGAACGTGCAATATATTTACGAAAGGCACTTATATACAAAATAGTATTTCATTTTGTTACTGTTGTTGGGATACATATTTGGATGTTCTTTTTAGTTCCTTACGTTACAGGACACAGTTTTGGAGAGACAGCCCctgttatattttatttggtaaaATGTCTTCATATGTTATTATCTGCCTACCAAATACGATGTGGATACCCTAAGCGCATATTGGGCAACGTATTTACAAAGGGTTATTCGCTGGTTAACTACGTCGCTTTTAAAAT CTATATGGAGATACCATTTCTTTACATCCTACGAACAATGTTGGACTGGGTATGCATTGACACGACTCTCACAGTAATGGAATGGATAAAAATGGAAGACATCTTCCAGTCGGTTTTTATTGTTCGCTGCTATAGACAAATGGATACAGACTTTCCCGTGTTACGGGGCGAGCCCAAGGCATTATATGTCAAACTTTTAGTAGGCGGAACAATTATATTAATACTTATAGCCCTTATATGGAGTCccttgtttatttttgcacttATTGGGACGGTGGGCAAGCCCAATATCCCTCGAAGGGCTGACATAACCGTTAAAATTGGCCACTATGAACCAATATATGTATCTCAAAGCTATTCTGGCATACATCAATTTTCAGACGCAAATTATAAAGAGCTAACCAACAGTTTTTACTTGGATAATTATGCCACTGATCATATAAGGGTGTATGATGCAGTCGATATAACAGCAATAAAGTTCGATGCCAACTCCTTAACTTTGTGGAATATGTCCCCCCCCGATAAAAAACGTTTGTTAAGTGATTTAAAAAATG GTAAAAAACTGGAGATTCGCTTAAATCTCTCATTAAAGACTTCAGTTACGACAGAAACTATTACTACTGAAATGGCATATACCCTAACAAGGGGCAATAAAAAAATCAGAGAAATGCTAATTAAAATGATGTATGCTACAAACAGCAACGC